In Entelurus aequoreus isolate RoL-2023_Sb linkage group LG02, RoL_Eaeq_v1.1, whole genome shotgun sequence, one genomic interval encodes:
- the gpatch1 gene encoding G patch domain-containing protein 1 isoform X1 — protein MAADGGCPKDFVVYGTPLEPLEEDEGPKKPIPLHEQTVKDEKGRYQRFHGAFTGGFSAGYYNTVGSKEGWTPSTFVSSRQQKGDKHHATPEDFMDEEDMGEHGIAPAQITTTQPFASSHNAGDKARAVNAQTAVIPGDTLLEELIAPARSSVGVELLTSMGWKPGQGVGPRVKRRARRQHTAESAIRVYGCAPPPNGSEGSEEEEDDEEFAPENVTFAPKDVSAVDFSPRTGPQGLGYSGLDPGLALGGRGAGEHIDLFQPNSDARSRLFGEAPNSSRRRGVAGQAFGVGALEDDDEDVYHKDSMSKYDVVLDGEEPGDGLYGWTAPERKARKPNLKEADYIGKILEGFTLAQNTEEHKTFFRPPVLPANYRPVHHFRPPVEISHVTGVSAALAEALKSSRGHMVKEEPPQGGRHQLVSGQRMAMLGEDSLKGPTSVMDLLRPEDRERLLRLRAASGAVPTTAPTPTTDPAPTTAPPHNTMRPVAPMPLSGAGGAASSSLKQQQDAMAAWKGHTTSHAFKPFEENASKQARYSLYLSRLQQGEKDALGQSLDPAMTEWERSREGDEFVRASILYRPISSVLSSRFTRAKTQEDDENVEVDRDQERDLNDKQAAVRMKMFGQLTRETFEWHPDKLLCRRFNVPDPYSGSSTVGLPQVKRDKFSVFNFLSVTESSGSTAPAKALQTVKKSRWDQEADKNDPLDHLISEAREQTSDATLDQATEASPSTISEPAADNKTKERNNGNEDESEDDDDDEEEDEDEDKEEEVEEESRPPMDLFKAIFASSSDEKSSSSDEDGEEEEPKEEEVKSQPTNLFNISSSSSVTSTATSTVTSTVTSTVMSTVTTSSQQTTAVSCLMPSEEVLEFGPKLPPPWLGPAKVGATSPNEWEKNKDRKHKNKKQHKHKKDKKKKKAKKHKHKVKQEKKKRKKKEQMSSSSSEQSNDDDDDEEVLSTEDILKRLKSVTSSTSSLAAK, from the exons ATGGCGGCAGACGGTGGCTGCCCCAAGGATTTTGTGGTGTATGGGACTCCCCTGGAGCCTCTGGAAGAAG ACGAGGGCCCAAAGAAGCCAATCCCACTCCACGAGCAGACGGTCAAGGATGAAAAGGGGCGGTACCAGAGGTTCCATGGCGCCTTCACCGGAGGCTTCTCTGCTGGTTATTACAACACTGTGGGCTCCAAAGAAG GGTGGACGCCGTCGACTTTTGTGTCGTCAAGGCAACAGAAGGGGGACAAGCATCATGCCACACCAGAAGACTTCATGGATGAGGAG GACATGGGCGAGCACGGCATCGCTCCCGCCCAAATCACCACCACACAGCCGTTTGCGTCCAGCCACAACGCCGGGGACAAGGCGAGGGCGGTGAACGCGCAGACGGCGGTCATCCCCGGGGACACTTTGCTGGAGGAGCTGATCGCCCCAGCCAG GTCTTCGGTGGGCGTGGAGCTCCTGACGAGTATGGGCTGGAAACCAGGACAAGGGGTGGGGCCTCGTGTGAAGAGGAGGGCTCGCCGCCAACACACAG CAGAGAGCGCCATCAGAGTGTACGGCTGTGCTCCGCCCCCCAACGGCTCGGAGGGTTCAGAG GAGGAAGAAGACGATGAAGAGTTTGCCCCCGAGAACGTGACCTTCGCCCCCAAAGACGTGAGCGCGGTGGACTTCAGTCCCAGGACCGGGCCTCAGGGTCTGGGCTACAGCGGTCTGGACCCGGGCCTGGCTCTGGGGGGCCGGGGGGCCGGCGAGCACATCGACTTGTTCCAGCCCAACTCCGACGCCAGGAGTCGACTCTTCGGAGAGGCTCCGAACAGCTCGCGGCGACGCGGCGTGGCCGGCCAG GCTTTTGGCGTGGGGGCGCTGGAGGATGACGACGAAGATGTGTATCACAAAGACTCCATGTCCAAATATGACGTGGTGCTGGATGGGGAGGAGCCTGGAGACGGCCTCTACGGATGGACGGCGCCTGAGCGCAAGGCCAGAAAACCAA ACCTCAAGGAGGCGGACTACATCGGTAAAATCTTGGAAGGTTTTACGTTGGCACAGAATACCGAAGAACACAAAACG TTCTTCCGCCCTCCAGTGCTGCCCGCCAACTATCGGCCCGTTCATCATTTTCGACCCCCAGTGGAGATCTCACATGTGACCGGGGTCAGTGCGGCACTGGCCGAAGCTCTGAAGTCGTCCAGGGGCCACATGGTGAAGGAGGAGCCTCCACAGGGAGGACGTCATCAGTTGGTGTCCGGCCAGAGAATGGCGATGCTGGGAGAAGACTCCTTAAAAG GTCCCACTTCAGTCATGGATCTGCTAAGGCCTGAAGACAGAGAGCGACTGCTCCGCCTCCGCGCCGCTTCTGGCGCCGTTCCGACAACGGCCCCTACCCCGACAACCGACCCTGCCCCGACAACGGCCCCCCCCCATAATACCATGCGCCCTGTCGCCCCGATGCCCCTAAGTGGGGCTGGCGGCGCCGCGTCCTCCAGTTTGAAGCAGCAGCAGGACGCCATGGCGGCGTGGAAAGGACACACCACCTCGCACGCGTTCAAGCCCTTTGAGGAGAACGCCAGCAAGCAAGCTCGCTACAGCTTGTATCTGAGCCGCCTCCAGCAGGGAGAAAAAG ACGCCCTCGGCCAAAGTTTGGATCCGGCCATGACGGAGTGGGAGCGCAGCCGGGAAGGGGATGAGTTTGTCCGAGCCTCCATCTTGTACCGACCCATCTCTTCCGTGCTGTCGAGTCGCTTCACTCGAGCCAAAACCCAGGAAGACGACGAGAACGTGGAAGTAGACCGAGACCAGGAG CGTGACCTCAATGACAAACAAGCTGCTGTCAGGATGAAAATGTTTGGACAACTCACCAGAGAAACCTTTGAATGGCATCCTGATAAACTTTTGTGCAGAAGATTCAACGTGCCCGACCCTTACTCtgg GTCTTCCACAGTTGGTCTTCCCCAAGTGAAGCGAGACAAGTTTTCTGTCTTCAACTTCCTGTCAGTGACAGAGAGCAGCGGAAGCACAG CCCCAGCAAAGGCTCTGCAGACCGTCAAGAAGTCCAGATGGGACCAGGAGGCGGATAAGAACGACCCGCTCGATCACCTGATCAGCGAGGCCAGAGAGCAAACAAGTGACGCCACTTTGGACCAAGCGACAGAAGCATCGCCCAGTACAATTTCTGAGCCGGCAGCAGACAACAAAACAAAG GAACGTAATAATGGCAACGAGGATGAGAGTgaggacgacgacgacgacgaggaGGAGGACGAGGACGAGGACAAGGAAGAAGAAGTGGAGGAGGAGAGCCGACCCCCCATGGACTTGTTCAAGGCCATCTTTGCCAGCTCCTCAGACGAAAAATCCTCTTCGTCCGATGAAGACGGTGAGGAGGAGGAGCCAAAAGAGGAAGAAGTCAAGTCGCAGCCGACAAACCTCTTCAACATCTCGTCGTCTTCCTCCGTCACGAGCACCGCCACGAGCACCGTCACCAGCACCGTCACCAGCACCGTGATGAGCACCGTGACGACGTCCTCGCAGCAGACCA cGGCCGTTTCCTGTCTCATGCCATCAGAGGAAGTGCTCGAGTTCGGTCCCAAGCTACCGCCTCCATGGCTCGGCCCAG CCAAAGTGGGCGCTACTTCCCCCAATGAGTGGGAGAAGAATAAAGACAGGAAACACAAGAACAAgaagcaacacaaacacaaaaaagaCAAGAAG AAGAAGAAAGCCAAGAAGCACAAACACAAAGTGAagcaggagaagaagaagaggaagaagaaggagcAGATGTCCTCCAGCAGCTCAGAGCAGAGTAATGACGATGACGACGACGAAGAGGTGCTGTCCACAGAGGACATACTGAAAAG